A genomic window from Halogeometricum borinquense DSM 11551 includes:
- a CDS encoding DUF547 domain-containing protein has protein sequence MPVSLPSATADADPVALAAQYLRAVRTDTGGATVDARERLSALDPTTLTRRLSDDARRIAFWLNVYNAFVQDCLSDDPESFDRTRFFRRAKVPVAGQLLSLNDIEHGILRRSMLSWGLGYLPRPFPNAFERAARVDERDFRIHFALNCGAASCPPVAVYDPETLDADLDWITEDYLDSEVVYDRSAGTVTVPRLFLWYRGDFGGGRGIRRILRQYGQIPDGAAPKLRYRGYDWSLSLGNYAEENSEAEDDRSA, from the coding sequence GTGCCCGTTTCACTCCCGTCGGCTACTGCCGACGCGGATCCAGTTGCCCTCGCCGCACAGTATCTTCGCGCGGTGCGAACCGATACTGGCGGGGCGACTGTCGATGCGCGCGAGCGGCTCTCGGCTCTCGATCCGACCACGCTCACACGCCGTCTCTCAGACGACGCGCGGCGGATCGCGTTCTGGTTGAACGTCTATAACGCGTTCGTGCAGGACTGCCTCAGTGACGACCCGGAGTCTTTCGACCGAACTCGCTTCTTCCGGCGCGCGAAGGTTCCCGTGGCGGGGCAACTCCTCAGTCTCAACGACATCGAACACGGCATCCTGCGCCGATCGATGCTCTCGTGGGGACTCGGCTACCTCCCGCGCCCGTTCCCGAATGCGTTCGAACGGGCGGCCCGCGTGGATGAGCGCGATTTCCGCATCCACTTTGCGCTTAACTGCGGTGCGGCAAGTTGTCCTCCCGTCGCTGTCTACGACCCTGAAACGCTCGATGCGGACCTCGACTGGATAACAGAGGACTATCTCGACTCCGAAGTCGTGTACGACCGGTCGGCCGGAACTGTCACCGTTCCCCGCCTGTTTCTCTGGTATCGTGGTGACTTCGGCGGCGGGCGGGGTATTCGGCGGATACTCCGGCAATACGGGCAGATACCGGACGGCGCAGCACCGAAACTTCGGTACCGGGGGTACGACTGGTCGCTGTCGCTCGGAAACTACGCCGAGGAGAACTCGGAGGCGGAAGACGACCGCTCCGCGTGA
- a CDS encoding methytransferase partner Trm112: MKESLMDILCDPLDKSDLELKVTERDGDEIITGRLVGTVTGEEYPIEDGIPNLLPPDMRDAE; encoded by the coding sequence ATGAAAGAATCTCTGATGGACATCCTCTGCGACCCGCTCGACAAGAGCGACCTCGAACTCAAAGTCACGGAGCGAGACGGTGACGAGATCATCACCGGCCGCCTCGTCGGTACTGTCACGGGCGAGGAGTACCCCATCGAGGATGGCATTCCGAACCTGCTTCCGCCGGACATGCGGGACGCCGAGTAG
- a CDS encoding penicillin acylase family protein: MNTTLRVVAATTCATLIVVSAVLGGSYLGLAAPFSGDVYESIARGPVTGTERVENPYGRATVRYDEFGVPHVSAANEKALYYAVGYVQARDRLFQMDLQRRLIGGNLSAAFGERAVESDRFYRKMDFRSAADASWRELEGTEAGAGLKAYTAGVNRYIDTGARPPEFALLGYEPTRWEPADSLLIGKLIAWRLSGNFADLRRATLKSRLGPEATSELYPDSMAHDTPIIRNGSDAASFDPAAVATDASAAGADGGETAGDFAALYDAVEPFESRSGVGSNNWVVSGENTASGTPILANDPHLSLSTPAVWYEMHTTAGESMDARGVTFPGVPFVIIGRTADVAWGVTNVGGDFTDEYTYETRNGRYLYDGEYRKFETTTETIPVADAPDATVEVRKSVHGPVIERGGRTVGVAWPGFSATNESVGVYRLNHAETMADVRDALRIWDVPAQNFVAATRAGETLYYPAGQYPIRVTDGEVVRGDRIFNGSAGEGEWPGYTPYGTSSWSGFVPFESIPHVDDPDVLATANQRTTDDPPFYMGTSLTYSEPYRGARIYEMLDARTADGATPEDMLAVQRDVRSQAAVSYATIARNASAGLSPDARELAAELEEWDGEMRADSRGALVTHLFREEFVNATFADEFSAAGLDAEYYPNPYVTAGLAADSQWFDDGRTDATETRADVARVALERTADRIDRHGYETYGDVNRLDLNHPFDREFLNWPERPMNGSQYTVSNFRSGGDNVGSSWRMVVAFGETPAEDTAKGVIPGGQSGVFWSDHYHDQLDEWATGEYKPLTLDSPSGDPDIVFESDLSGSGGVSA, encoded by the coding sequence ATGAATACCACACTCCGTGTCGTTGCAGCGACCACTTGTGCGACGCTTATCGTCGTCTCCGCTGTACTTGGTGGATCGTATCTCGGCCTTGCAGCACCGTTCTCCGGCGATGTGTACGAGAGCATCGCGCGGGGGCCGGTGACGGGAACCGAGCGGGTCGAGAATCCGTACGGCCGGGCGACAGTCCGCTACGACGAGTTCGGCGTCCCCCACGTCTCCGCAGCGAACGAGAAAGCGCTCTACTACGCCGTCGGGTACGTCCAAGCCCGCGATAGGCTGTTCCAGATGGACCTCCAGCGAAGACTCATCGGTGGCAACCTCTCGGCAGCGTTCGGCGAACGCGCGGTCGAGTCCGACCGGTTCTACCGCAAGATGGACTTCCGGTCGGCCGCCGACGCGTCGTGGCGCGAACTCGAAGGCACCGAGGCCGGAGCGGGTCTCAAAGCGTACACTGCGGGTGTCAACCGCTACATCGACACCGGGGCGCGACCCCCGGAGTTCGCCCTCCTCGGCTACGAACCGACGCGGTGGGAACCGGCTGACAGCCTCCTCATCGGCAAACTCATCGCGTGGCGACTCTCGGGGAACTTCGCCGACCTGCGCCGTGCGACGCTCAAGTCACGTCTCGGTCCCGAGGCGACGAGCGAACTGTACCCGGATTCGATGGCGCACGACACGCCCATCATCAGAAACGGCTCGGACGCCGCGTCGTTCGACCCGGCGGCCGTCGCAACGGATGCGTCGGCGGCGGGTGCAGATGGCGGGGAGACCGCAGGTGACTTCGCGGCGCTCTACGACGCCGTCGAACCGTTCGAATCGAGATCGGGAGTCGGGTCGAACAACTGGGTGGTGTCCGGCGAGAACACTGCGAGCGGAACGCCTATCCTCGCCAACGACCCGCACCTCTCGTTGAGTACGCCGGCCGTCTGGTACGAGATGCACACCACTGCGGGCGAATCGATGGATGCCCGTGGCGTCACGTTCCCGGGCGTCCCGTTCGTCATCATCGGTCGCACGGCAGACGTGGCATGGGGTGTAACGAACGTCGGCGGTGACTTCACCGACGAGTACACGTACGAGACGCGCAACGGCCGCTATCTGTACGACGGCGAGTACCGCAAGTTCGAGACGACGACCGAGACGATTCCCGTCGCCGACGCGCCGGACGCGACTGTCGAGGTCAGAAAGTCCGTCCACGGTCCAGTTATCGAACGCGGCGGGCGCACCGTCGGCGTCGCATGGCCGGGGTTCTCGGCGACGAACGAGTCCGTCGGCGTCTATCGGCTCAACCACGCCGAAACGATGGCAGACGTGCGCGACGCCCTCCGAATCTGGGACGTGCCTGCGCAGAACTTCGTCGCGGCGACGCGTGCCGGAGAGACGCTGTACTACCCCGCCGGACAGTATCCGATCCGGGTGACCGACGGCGAAGTCGTCCGCGGCGACCGGATATTCAACGGCTCCGCGGGCGAGGGCGAGTGGCCGGGATACACGCCGTACGGTACCTCGTCGTGGTCCGGATTCGTCCCGTTCGAATCCATCCCACACGTTGACGACCCCGACGTTCTCGCCACGGCGAATCAGCGGACGACGGACGATCCGCCGTTCTACATGGGGACCAGTCTGACCTACTCGGAGCCGTACCGCGGCGCACGCATCTACGAGATGCTCGACGCCCGGACAGCCGACGGAGCGACACCCGAGGACATGCTGGCTGTGCAACGCGACGTGCGGTCGCAGGCCGCCGTCTCCTATGCCACTATCGCGCGAAACGCCTCCGCCGGTCTGTCACCGGACGCCCGCGAACTCGCGGCCGAGTTGGAAGAGTGGGACGGCGAGATGCGTGCGGATTCTCGGGGCGCACTCGTCACTCACCTCTTCCGCGAGGAGTTCGTCAATGCGACCTTCGCAGACGAGTTTAGCGCCGCCGGGTTGGACGCCGAATACTACCCCAATCCGTACGTGACGGCAGGGCTTGCTGCGGACTCACAGTGGTTCGACGACGGCCGGACGGATGCGACGGAGACGCGTGCTGACGTAGCACGTGTCGCCCTCGAACGGACAGCCGACCGAATCGACAGACACGGATACGAGACGTACGGCGACGTAAACCGACTGGATCTGAACCACCCGTTCGACCGCGAGTTCCTCAACTGGCCGGAGCGTCCGATGAACGGGTCACAGTACACGGTGTCGAACTTCAGAAGCGGCGGCGACAACGTGGGGAGCAGTTGGCGGATGGTCGTCGCCTTCGGGGAGACGCCCGCCGAAGACACCGCGAAAGGAGTCATCCCCGGCGGACAGAGCGGCGTCTTCTGGTCGGACCACTACCACGATCAACTGGACGAGTGGGCGACGGGTGAGTACAAGCCGTTGACGCTCGACTCGCCGTCGGGTGACCCGGACATCGTCTTCGAGTCGGATCTCTCCGGGTCGGGAGGTGTCTCAGCATGA
- a CDS encoding DUF7527 domain-containing protein: MDSQTIDAVSEWDSVPVESGYEGLHRLADDGFSGAVSTGMTWAFVLNGRFTGVFEGDIEDFEDAELTAYRAPDPALPLLFTMREIGGETRASYYTNKTPLSEADSTLSAGGFTGYVELSENVLSGDYYVVYYGGKSMSAAFVGSSERLLTGDEAFERANDEVGIYEVKEVDVSIVELPEIETDDEPEASAAATETSAEAPDETPTEPSEEASEASAAEVESSSEPSSTDSTAADAAEAASEAESAQSERAADDSSKPESETAEPADTEGDETEPPEADPATTTEPKQDAGAPDGQTAEPTAAAADQSASADQSAAESPDALADPQAGDGDDPFSAEEKWREARSIPSLDPSESSTKNGEANGSVKGGQKQKERPSKRQRKQQRQEARQRRRKEEQQAKRRREAAAAAAAESAEETGESAEAIAKLKDKLEEAEERREKLAEERDELEVERDEYRQRAEELNARVEELESEVERLKTELEASNGGFVAEESLPPEKALSGTNLFVRYQRKGQATLEHARDGEASRQEVIDNLRLEHHTTFDTGGLAVDGVPYEEFLHESTEYAFAKWVVTDLLYEIGETGNRSTLADLFDALPSVDRIELHGVVGFETNEGVDEREFDVIFRDQMGDPLFVADMNTSRNAATQAMVSSLVNNARSVAESDDALATAFYVTESFFEPEALESVAEETSGGFLSRSKKKSFVKLSRKQGYHVCLVEARNNEFHVNVPDL, encoded by the coding sequence ATGGATAGCCAGACTATCGACGCGGTATCTGAGTGGGACTCCGTCCCAGTCGAGTCGGGGTATGAGGGACTCCACCGACTCGCCGACGACGGATTCTCTGGGGCCGTCTCGACGGGGATGACGTGGGCATTCGTCCTCAACGGACGGTTTACTGGTGTCTTCGAGGGAGACATCGAGGACTTCGAAGACGCGGAGTTGACTGCGTATCGCGCACCAGACCCCGCGCTTCCCCTCCTTTTCACCATGCGAGAGATTGGGGGCGAGACGCGCGCGAGCTACTACACGAATAAGACGCCGTTGTCCGAGGCGGACTCGACGCTCTCCGCGGGTGGGTTCACCGGCTACGTCGAACTGTCGGAGAACGTTCTTTCGGGGGACTACTATGTCGTCTACTACGGCGGCAAGTCGATGAGTGCGGCGTTCGTCGGCAGTAGCGAACGACTTCTCACCGGCGACGAAGCGTTCGAGCGAGCCAACGACGAGGTAGGTATCTACGAGGTCAAAGAAGTAGATGTCTCCATCGTCGAGTTGCCCGAAATCGAAACGGACGACGAACCCGAGGCATCCGCGGCGGCGACGGAAACGTCTGCGGAGGCACCCGACGAGACGCCGACGGAACCGTCCGAGGAAGCGTCCGAAGCGTCGGCCGCGGAAGTAGAATCCTCCAGCGAGCCGTCGTCCACCGATTCAACTGCCGCCGATGCGGCCGAGGCAGCGTCCGAAGCCGAGTCTGCGCAGTCCGAACGCGCGGCGGACGACTCCTCGAAACCCGAGTCGGAAACTGCTGAACCAGCCGACACCGAAGGAGACGAGACTGAACCGCCCGAGGCCGACCCGGCAACGACGACGGAGCCGAAACAGGACGCGGGAGCGCCGGACGGTCAGACCGCGGAACCGACCGCGGCAGCCGCCGATCAGTCCGCCTCGGCTGATCAGTCCGCAGCGGAAAGCCCTGACGCGCTCGCGGACCCCCAAGCGGGAGACGGTGACGACCCCTTCTCCGCCGAGGAGAAATGGCGTGAGGCACGTTCGATTCCGTCCTTAGACCCCAGCGAGTCGAGTACGAAAAACGGGGAAGCGAACGGAAGCGTGAAGGGAGGTCAAAAGCAGAAAGAGCGTCCGTCGAAACGCCAGCGGAAACAACAGCGTCAGGAGGCCCGCCAACGCCGCCGCAAAGAAGAACAGCAAGCGAAGCGCCGCCGTGAGGCGGCCGCCGCCGCGGCCGCGGAGTCGGCGGAGGAAACGGGCGAATCCGCCGAAGCCATCGCCAAACTGAAAGACAAACTCGAGGAAGCTGAGGAGCGCCGAGAGAAACTCGCCGAAGAACGCGACGAACTCGAAGTCGAACGCGACGAGTATCGCCAACGCGCCGAGGAACTCAACGCACGCGTCGAGGAACTCGAATCCGAAGTCGAACGTCTCAAAACGGAGTTGGAGGCGTCAAACGGCGGGTTTGTCGCCGAAGAGTCGTTGCCGCCGGAGAAAGCGCTCTCGGGGACGAATCTGTTCGTTCGCTACCAGCGCAAAGGGCAAGCGACGCTCGAACACGCCCGCGACGGCGAGGCATCGCGTCAAGAGGTTATCGACAACCTCCGTCTCGAACACCACACGACGTTCGACACCGGTGGTCTCGCTGTGGATGGTGTGCCGTACGAGGAGTTCCTCCACGAGAGTACGGAGTACGCCTTCGCAAAGTGGGTCGTTACCGACCTCCTGTACGAAATCGGTGAGACGGGTAACCGGAGTACGCTCGCAGACCTGTTTGACGCGCTCCCGAGCGTTGACCGCATCGAACTCCACGGCGTCGTCGGCTTCGAGACCAACGAAGGTGTTGACGAACGCGAGTTCGACGTCATCTTCCGCGACCAGATGGGCGACCCGCTGTTTGTCGCCGACATGAACACCTCGCGTAACGCCGCGACGCAGGCGATGGTCTCCTCGCTTGTGAACAATGCCCGTTCGGTGGCCGAAAGCGACGACGCGCTGGCGACGGCATTCTACGTCACCGAGTCGTTCTTCGAACCCGAAGCGCTAGAGTCCGTCGCAGAAGAGACGAGCGGTGGGTTCCTCTCACGGTCGAAGAAGAAGTCGTTCGTGAAGCTCTCGCGTAAGCAGGGGTACCACGTCTGTCTCGTCGAGGCGCGGAACAACGAGTTCCACGTCAACGTCCCCGACCTCTAA
- a CDS encoding adenylosuccinate synthase, whose protein sequence is MTVTIVGSQLGDEGKGALVDLWGGDADVVARYQGGDNAGHTVVEDGDEYKLSLVPSGAVRGKIGILGNGCVINPKTLFSEIDELRERGLDPDVRLAERAHVIMPYHRRLDNIEEEAKADSELTVGTTGRGIGPTYEDKAGRRGIRVGDLLDPEVLRQRLEYVVPKKRALIENVYGLEAGEECDVEKLFEQYAEYGRRLESENMTVNCGNFLAERRSAGENVMFEGAQGTLIDIDHGSYPYVTSSNPTAGGAATGTGVGPTVVGQGEVVGIVKAYLSRVGEGPMPTELKNDEHQEELADYIREKGGEFGTVTGRPRRIGWLDIPMLRHSARVSGLTGLAVNHLDVLAGLDEVKVGHSYTLDGEEYLTMPATTERWAQCEPNLREFETWDDVDWTEVAAEGYDAIPAAAQDYLEYISEEVGAPIYAVGVGPDRAETVEVVNPFEQ, encoded by the coding sequence ATGACCGTCACAATCGTCGGTTCCCAGTTGGGTGACGAGGGGAAGGGTGCCCTCGTTGACCTGTGGGGAGGCGACGCGGACGTCGTCGCTCGATATCAGGGTGGCGACAACGCCGGGCACACCGTCGTCGAAGACGGCGACGAGTACAAACTTTCGCTGGTTCCGAGTGGGGCCGTTCGCGGCAAGATCGGTATCCTCGGTAACGGCTGTGTCATCAATCCGAAGACGCTGTTTTCGGAGATTGACGAACTGCGCGAGCGCGGACTCGACCCCGATGTACGGCTCGCCGAACGCGCGCACGTCATTATGCCGTACCACCGCCGCCTCGACAACATCGAGGAAGAGGCGAAGGCGGATTCCGAACTGACCGTCGGCACCACCGGCCGTGGGATCGGTCCCACATACGAGGACAAGGCTGGCCGCCGCGGTATTCGCGTCGGAGACCTCTTAGACCCCGAAGTACTCCGCCAGCGACTGGAGTACGTCGTCCCGAAGAAGCGTGCGCTCATCGAGAACGTCTACGGTCTCGAAGCGGGCGAGGAGTGCGATGTCGAGAAACTGTTCGAGCAGTACGCCGAGTACGGGCGTCGGCTCGAATCCGAGAACATGACCGTCAACTGCGGAAACTTCCTCGCCGAACGGCGTTCGGCGGGCGAGAACGTCATGTTCGAGGGCGCACAGGGGACGCTCATCGACATCGACCACGGGAGCTACCCGTACGTCACGTCGTCGAACCCGACGGCTGGCGGGGCCGCGACCGGGACCGGCGTCGGACCGACCGTCGTCGGTCAGGGTGAAGTCGTCGGCATCGTCAAGGCGTATCTCTCGCGCGTCGGCGAGGGGCCGATGCCGACCGAACTGAAAAACGACGAGCATCAAGAAGAACTCGCAGACTACATCCGCGAGAAAGGTGGCGAGTTCGGGACGGTCACCGGCCGACCGCGCCGTATCGGCTGGCTCGACATCCCGATGCTCCGCCACTCCGCACGAGTCAGCGGTCTCACCGGCCTCGCCGTCAACCACCTCGACGTTCTCGCCGGTCTGGACGAGGTGAAGGTGGGCCACTCCTACACGCTCGACGGCGAAGAGTACCTCACGATGCCCGCAACGACCGAACGATGGGCACAATGTGAACCGAACCTCCGTGAGTTCGAGACGTGGGACGACGTTGACTGGACCGAAGTGGCTGCGGAAGGCTACGACGCCATCCCCGCCGCTGCGCAGGACTATCTCGAATACATCTCGGAAGAAGTTGGCGCACCGATCTACGCCGTCGGCGTCGGGCCGGACCGCGCGGAGACGGTCGAAGTCGTCAACCCGTTCGAGCAGTAA
- a CDS encoding DUF7524 family protein, protein MTESLRVELNGDGLHAIDAPPSFSVAGAFDVLLANTGQAVHVHLHLDDDLSRVARLDAGNHYVQGDESQRVHVSTSPKSEPVSGKLKIVTGYGAETSYIDVTIEPTPGTKAGVDVDETLSKPPKREPEPSLTEELAETIDGVLPSRGALPIVGLLLLVLAVAGVILSAVQSTAVVLSVGVVLGAATVGAVFLLRK, encoded by the coding sequence GTGACTGAGTCGCTCCGAGTCGAGTTGAACGGAGATGGTCTGCACGCCATCGACGCACCGCCGTCGTTCTCGGTGGCCGGTGCGTTCGACGTACTGTTGGCGAATACCGGGCAGGCCGTTCACGTTCACCTCCACCTCGACGACGACTTATCCCGGGTTGCTCGCCTCGATGCGGGCAACCATTACGTCCAAGGAGACGAATCTCAGCGCGTCCACGTCAGCACGTCGCCCAAGTCAGAGCCAGTGTCGGGGAAACTCAAAATCGTCACCGGCTACGGTGCGGAAACGTCGTACATCGACGTAACTATCGAACCGACACCGGGGACGAAAGCCGGAGTTGACGTGGACGAGACGTTGAGTAAACCGCCAAAGCGAGAGCCAGAACCATCGCTTACCGAGGAACTCGCTGAAACAATCGATGGCGTTCTCCCATCGCGGGGGGCACTGCCTATCGTCGGCTTACTGCTCCTCGTCTTGGCCGTTGCGGGGGTTATCCTCAGCGCTGTCCAGAGTACCGCCGTCGTCCTCAGTGTTGGGGTTGTCCTCGGTGCCGCCACCGTCGGTGCCGTCTTCCTGCTGCGAAAGTAG
- a CDS encoding group I truncated hemoglobin — protein sequence MSDQTLYRRLGGRDALASVVDTFYDRILADDELRPFFEDVDMTKQRAHQTQFLSAVAGGPVEYDGENMAAAHEHLDITHEEYDAIAAHLDAALEIHDVPADDRETVLTAVESFRDDIVTIDASPA from the coding sequence ATGTCTGATCAGACGCTCTATCGACGACTCGGTGGGCGCGATGCGCTCGCATCCGTAGTCGATACGTTTTACGACCGTATCCTCGCAGACGATGAACTGCGTCCGTTCTTCGAGGACGTAGACATGACCAAACAACGCGCACACCAGACACAGTTTCTGTCCGCGGTCGCGGGTGGCCCCGTCGAATACGACGGCGAGAACATGGCCGCCGCACACGAGCATCTCGATATTACCCACGAAGAGTACGACGCAATCGCGGCACATCTCGATGCCGCCCTCGAAATTCACGACGTTCCTGCCGACGACCGAGAGACCGTCCTTACCGCGGTGGAGTCGTTCCGCGATGATATCGTCACGATAGACGCGAGTCCGGCGTAA